CCGGGCCTTTACACCCCTTTACCTGCTTGGATCTGGATCCAGTTCAGAGCCAGTTCTGGATCCAGTTCAGAGCTAGTTCAACTTTAGAACCTTCTAAGCACCATTTTCCCACCACAGACCCACATAATCAGGTCTGGCCTGGATCAGACCGACTAAACGCCATGCTGGTTCTGGATTTTAAACATGGCTGACAGTCTGCTCcctgaaccagaacctgagACAAGATCTGGGCCGACAACAGGATGAGGATCAGAAACAGACtctgaaccagaactggaaTTTAAGCCATGACGGACCAGGACCGTTCTGGAACAGTTTAAGAACGGTTTTGTGAGATCTAGTTAAACTGGTTTGGACTGAAATGTTCGGCTAGTCCAGCTGGAAACCGCTCACTGTTggtttggttctggttccaaAGTGTTCTAAGGTGGTGTACGAGTCATTCTGGATCTGGATTATAAAAGTttggttttggatgtttctaaTAATGCAGTTGGTTCTGAGCTGCTGAAATGGACCAGAACTGGTTCTGATTTGGCAGAAGTGCATGGACAAGAGGGCTCATGAGGCCTGACAGTGGAGTCCAGTGGCTCGGTTCTGATTCTAGTGTTTTGTTGGGGTTTTTCAGGTCTAGTTTGATGGGGTGGGCCTGGTACCTGTGCCTGCCCGTCCTCCCATCATGCATCCCGGCAGACAGTGTGACAGTAAAGGCACCAAACGTGAAGCGGGACATGAGGAACCGGGCCATTGAGCAGGATTTGGACCGTCTAGAACACAGGTGTCAAAATCTAGTCCTCCAGGGCTGCTCTCCTGCAggttgttgtttccctgctccaacacacctgactgaaattactGGGTTgatgtgaagaaattgacaaaaagctgttggatttatttgatttgaatcaggtgtgttggagccggaaaacaacaaaaacctgcaggatagcggcccCCAAGTCCTGGCTCTGAAACAGGAAGTTGACCCGTCACACATGACTCTGAAGTTCAGCACCACTCTAACTACAAGAGATCCGGGTGGAGTCAGGAACTGGTCCAGATCCACCTGATGAGTCCATTAGCAAACTTAACTTTGGTAAAAATGTCACTGAGGTTCTGATAACAGCTTCTCTGGTTCTGAAGCGGCTGGAGAATTTTTCTAGAACCCGTTAAAGTTCCTGAAATGTAAATCTCATATTTCATGTGGAGTGAAGTCAGTCTGACAAACAGGAAGGAAATTCTCTACAAACAGAGCAGGAAATGTAAGGCTCCGCCCACCAGTATCCAAGCAGCCAATCACCAGCCACCTGCTGCGGTCACACAAACATCTAAAAGTGcagataaaaagtcattttggtGTTCAAGTGCACGATTTGTTCTCACATTTATGGCTTCTCTGTAACGTTCTATAGTCTCTTGGTGTGTCTGGAGTTGTAGTGGCTCCTCATGTCTTTCCGGAGCCGGAATTTTTCCCCGCAGACGCCGCAGATGTACAGGTGGACGTCCATGTGCTTCTCCAGCTGCTCGCCGCCGGGGAAGATCTGGAAACACACCTGGCAGATGGTTTCACCGGCCGACAGGTGCGAGATCATGTGTCGCACGTGGTCATGTTTGAGGAAGGTTCCCTGGTCGCAGACGGGACACACGTAGCGCGCCATTCCTTTGTGCATGTCGGTGTGCAGGCGGAGCTGGCGTTCCCGGAGGAACTGCTTCCCGCAGGTCTGGCAGGTGAACTGCTTCTCCTTGGTGTGGACGGTGTAGTGCTCCCGCAGGTGGCAGCGCTGGTAGAAGCCTTTGCCACAGATGCTGCAGAAGTGTTTCCGGCGGTGATCCGGTTCGGATCCCTCCTCCAGGATTACGGGCCGGAACAGCTCCTGGTCGTGGCAGGACAGAGCGTGATCCAGCGCCAGGCTCTCATTCTGGAAAAGCAGGCCACAGTGGGGGCACGCCAGGTCCGCCTCCTCCATCCCCTGAGGCTCCCCCAGCAGCGAGGACTCGTCCTCGCCGTGGGAGTCCGACTCGCCGCCGTGCGATTCGCCGCAGCGCTCGGCGTGCTCCTGCAGCTGCCGGCCTTTGATCAGCACCTGGCCACACCTGCCGCAGGCGCAGATGTGGCCCATGTGGTTGGACAGGTAGTGGGCCGAGCGGTCCTCCTCCGTCAGCGGGGCGCCGCACAGCTCGCAGGGGGCGCAGTCGCTGTCCTGCCGCTCGTCTTTGACCTTCCGTAGCTTCGAGGGAATTCCGGAGTCGTTGCTGCTCGACGGGTGACCCTCTGCCGACTCACCGCTGCTCTCCAGACCCGACACGCCCGGTTCTGGCTCGCGGTCTGATTCCATGTTCTCCCTCTGCGCATCTTTACGTTTGCTACAGTTCCTGGAAACATGGTCGCCAACTCGGACCATCTCAATCTCAGGGAACACGTTTTCTTCTGGCTCCGTCTTGATGCTCCTGGTGGACCTGGGCTCGCCATCCGTCCCGGCCGCCACTGACCTGATGGGGAGGTCGGGGTCATCCTCGCCTTTACAGACGACCCGGTGCTCCTCCATGCTCTCAGAGGCTGAGCTCTCCGCCTTGCTGGAGTCGTTGTCGCCCTCCATGTTCCCTCGGGGCGGATGGAAAGCCTTCCGGTTGGTGCAGGTCAGGATGTGTTCAATCAGCAGCTTCTCGCAGCTGAAGACGAAGCCGCAGTCATCGCAGGTGTAGGTGCGGCCGAATCTGGGCCGGTCTTTGAGAGCTGAGCTCCTGCCACCAGACCGCTTCCTGAGGTCACATGGCTGTTCGATTGCTCCGTCTGCAGTGGGCGGGGCCACTATCAGAGGAGCGGTGACCGCCTCCTCAGCCCCTGCTGGCTTGCTGACCACGGCAGGTACAGCTGGACGCCCGCTGCTGCTGCTCGCTGCCTTCACCGAGCGCTCGCCCTCCTGGGCTGCAGGCTTCTGCTGCTCATACATCCGGACTCCGAACATCATTTTCCCACCAGTGAGTCCGGTAGAGGAtgtggatgaagaggatgaggaagctGAAGAAGATGGGGTAAGGTTGGAACTCCTGATGTCCCTGAGGTCCTCCAGCGAATCAGGGATGTAGTACATCTGCAAGTACGCCATGGACGCCTTCAGCTCCTCAAACTCGTAGCTTCCCACGACGATCCGTCCGAGGTACATGAGCTGCAGGATGAGGTCGAAACACTCGGCGCTGATCTGCATGTTGCTCAGGTCCAGACGGCCCGCCCCCTGCTGGTCCCGGATGAACATCATCCTGAAGTAAGAGCTGCAGGCAGCCAGGACGGCCTTGTGCGCCCTGAAGTAGATGTCACCTATGGCGATGAGGCAGTCGCACAGGAAGCCCCACTCCCGCTGGTTGTTGAGCTGCTGGAGGACGTGATCGCTGTGGCTCGGCCGCGCCATCGCCCTGGAaaccgaagaagaagaaacagtcaTTATTCGCTCCGCTGTGGTTGCTCTGCAGAGCGTCTCAGAACCGACTCAGTCCTGAGATGACTCATCGAGATTAAACCTGAATCATCGGAGATCTTATTTCACCCGAGAGTTGGGGGATTTCTCATCGCCTCGCATCGTCTTCACACCAGAAAAGGAAACTTTCACACGGTTCATCAGACCAGAGCTCAGGTCTGAGAGTCCTGGTTCATCAGACCAGAGCTCTGGTCTGAGAGAACCAGACCAATCCTCTGATCTGGATCGGGTTCTGGACTATGCTGTGCTTCATTGTCAGTATAAATCTCTACAAACCAAAGATCCTCTGTGAGTGACGATGCTCCACTCGGTCACACGAGCTGCAGATGATAATTAACCAGCTTTTACGAAGGAAGTCTGTAAAACTATTCTAACATCTCTAATATCAGACGGCTGCTCTGATTCTGAATCTGATCCTGGATCTGAAACATGTGCAGACTGATGCTGATGCTCATCACACCTAATGGCTGTCACGGTCAAGTGTGTCAAGCCTGAAAATTGTTCAGTTTGTCGTCCTTGATCGGCATGGTAATGAAAACTGAACACACCTGTTTCATCTGACCGCGTttcaaatgtgtaaaataatctAAGTATAACTTTAGGTTcttgtaaatgtgtttgtctCCACATAATCAgtctactcacacaaacatttcacacagaTTTTACCGTCATCCTCACAGATCAGACGTGTGCACGGATCACGTGGAGCTCTGAGACTCCGCTGATGCCTCCAGACTCCTGCAGATCTACAAACACATGATGTGTTTAAGTACCTGTGGGTCATCTggattttaatcagattttcaTCTATAATAATTTCTTCTAGTTGTTTAGCTTTCTCATTACATTTGTCCTAATATCAGATATTAATATTTGTGAAGTCTGTGGGAGACGTTTTACTCAAACATGAGACGCTGTGTGACCTGATGAAACAGAAAGTTAACGCCATGGTGGAGCTACTTCCTGCCGTCCTACTCTGCAGCACTGCCACTGATCAATGCTGGGATGTTTAACTGGTGATACGTGATGCTGGTTACGATCTAAACGACCAGCTTTCCACCAGCTTAGATACCACATGCagggtgcgaaccacaggggagctgggggagctatagctcccctcaatgaaacatgagctcccctagaaacaggatttatgaaatgttgggggcgctatataatactgacaataaaatgtatgttgatttctcacaaattcactgtagcctaaagtatgactatggatgctgtaattattgtgaccactgaagcttggcggcgctccaagttaaacttcctgtagatctacgttaaatacaaaataaaagaagtaaatgcgtaaaaggtaagacctgctttaactatttacaatatgggaaactatcattgctcattatattgtgtatggcaagcatcgctgtgtacgtgtgtgatatgtggggaatattaactatgtaagttgatcttcgcaaaaagagtggtaaaattttttttttgcaagggacatttgcatctgttatgtattattgttgcataagagttgttaaccattatgtattggtacgcttatgttctgtggggcaagctgtaatatcagctggcatcatgttcttgccgaaaaaagatagaaaatgcaaaaaagcggCTCCCCCTAAGCCCACGGTATGGTTCGCACTCTGACCACATGTAATTCTAAACTAGAATCTGGAGGCATCACAGGACagcaaacaacagcgaaatgcagagttttacaaagaataaGAAATCCTCAAAGTGGAGCATCGCGGGACGAGATTTTAACGGTTAAACGCCATTTAATGGAAACGCCTGCAAATCTTTGGTTGAAGTTTTAGAAATAtctcttttattttgtgaacagCTGTGATGGAAGTACAGCTcgtaaaaatgtaatttcattttaCATGTTCACATGAATATTTGCCCGGGACGTCACgattgtagatttttttttggtgCGATtactgtcaaagaaataatcccaATTTTACgattattttgctttaattcaTTTCACTAcgatataaacatgtaaaaccacATCAACACTCCTTATAACATAAATAGCCAAAAAGTTTCATTCCAGCTAAATGCCCGCTGctctgtaaagaataaataaatcctacatttaACTCTGGACAGAAAACAGACGAAAAGACTACAGGACTTCTATGTGGACCAGAgcaactacattataaaaatactTCTAAACATTTGTTTCAAcagataatttaaaaacaggggAAAAACATCAGCTAGCTTTGACGTCCAGCTGCTGtgtgacacaaataaaactgGAAGAGTGGAAATAAACGTGTGAAATTAATGGTGCGTTTAATTTGACTCGCAGCTCGGACGTCGGATCTGGGAATGACATCCTAGCTAAGAGCGATGTTGGTGACAAAACCCATCTGCACGTCACCAGGAAGCAGTTTGTTTTCCTTGCGAGGTCTCTTTACAGAACATTATTGAACCAGTATGTGGAAACGATCACATCAGAATATGAAAGACGTGGACGGTAAACCATGACTTCACTGTATTCTGTAAGAAACGTTGTGAATGTGTTGTAGTTTCCTACATGtacagcttgtttttgtttagcgTAGATAAAGTTTATGCTGCTGTAAACCGTTGTTGGACAGTCATTTTTACTGGGTGAAGTCGGGGTTGGTGAGCTTTATTGAACGCACCATTAATCCTGTTTCTTCTACAGATCATTGCACACTGATGACTAAAGGCACCAACCGCCCGCGAGTCGGtcaatctgtaaaaaaaaagcccaactTGTGttgtacataaatataaaattgtaaatgacaataacattttaatttaatgctaCATCAGGGAAATATTAACATGACTTAACCAAGTTACTGTACATTTACTTTATCGTACAAATCTGTTGTTTATCCAGCAAATGGTGAAACTGAATTATTTCATTCTTTTCCTGCAACTTTTGTATGTTATGCTTTACAGGCCGGTGAGACCTCCTCCTCAATGACACCCTGGTGTTTGTCgttaataagaagaaaaatggcCTCTCAGGCCAGTGCTCTGCAGGGTGCATGttcccctgctgcaacacaccctAACAAATGGTTCTACAACAGTTTGtagtcaagttctgcacaagcctcttaacgacacattatttgagtcaggtgtggtacagcagggaaacatctaaaacccgcaggacactggcccaagaggtctggagttggtgatctctgacttaatctgtttgtttggaGGGATAACTCTTCCTCTGCCGTCCAACACGGCCCTTCTCTAGCTTGTACAGAATGAAAAGGCAACACACAGATGTTGTTTCAAGCTGCAGGGATCTGCTGAAATGTTTCAGACAAAATCCTTTATGGAAAGTGACAATATTGAGGGGACTTTCCTGTTTATTAACGGTGGCTTTTAATACAGGGATTATTTGTGAAATCAAGTGATCGTGACGCCCCTATTGACAAAAAAAGACTATTTAGTCAGTAAATGAATCAGAGCTGATTTCCGCCTTCTTAGAGGACAGATAAATGTTTCAGAGTTCCTGCAACTTCACAGAAACAGTTTTCTGATTGCTGTCTGGTCTTGATGACATAACCTTCTAATCTCTGCAGTCAAACCTGATCTTATCAATCAGCTGATTTGTGCTGAGTAAGAGTCCCATGACGCTTAAATCTCACTCTGTATATGTGATCAACAAAGAAAGTTCAGAACCACCATGGTGAAGCCCGTCAGCCTGGTTCAGGTTCACACCCTCATAAGGCTAAACTACTCCAAGAAGCCCAGAACTGATCTGTGTTCACATGCATCATCAGTGGTTCCTGCACCTGCTGAGTCAGAACTGAACCAGCACAGTTCTTCCTCATCAGATTACAGGCTCGTCTTTCAGCTGAAAGGTCCGCCGGTCAAACCGCGCCCAGCTCAGGTGTGTCAGAGCCGCACACCTGAACCGCTGGATTCTGGGTTGTACAGCCTGCCACCAAACTCTGCACTGAAACACCGTGAAATAAGAGTTCGTCCTGTCACCCTGGTTCTGATAACTGCGGCTCGCCGTCCGCTCCCGCACAACGACCACGCGCACTGCCAAACGCAGTGAGGGGCCCGCATGAAGCAGGTCAGACAGGTCGTGCTGGGGAGGACAGAGGAAGAGATAAAATGGAGATTACGATTCCGGCTAGCTAAAAGAAGCTAGTAACTGTTAGCATCGCTAACACCGGGAAATTCAGCAGCTGGAcctccaaaataaaaaagaacttaTGCCCTAGTggtgtgaaaaaaaatctgcggACGGATGCGGTTGATGGTTATCTACTCATAAAAGTATAGTTAATGTTTACAACAAATTAAATACGGTGTTAATGTGAAGCTTCTTTCAACAAGCCATTAAACAACACCGAGTTAATTACCCAGATTTTATTTCGCAAATTAGGACCGGACGTTAGACCCGTTCACGACAATAACTGACGCAAGTGAACCAAATCTCTCCCGCAAACAGCCCCGCCGCCCCCGCACTGCCACCGCACTCAGCTAGCACCAAGAGCAGCAGGCCGCAGGGACTTTTTACTGTCTTTCCCCGGCAAGAGAACTCAAAAGGCCGGACAAGCAGTCGCGGACTCACCGTGAGTTCTATAAGCCCGCGGAGGAGCTGCTGTTTTCGGCGGCGGAGAGCGAATGTTCCCGGGGCGCCGGAGTTTCCTCCCCGGGTAGTTTGTTGTGTTCAGGCGGAAAGTTGAGACGAAGATCaacctcttcttcctctcctcccgCAGGATGAAAGAACTTCCGCGCAGACTGCCGCTCCGTCACGCGAGGAAGCCAAAATAAAAGACTTCTGGTCACAAGCGCAGCCTTCAAAGTAAAATAATCGCTTCCCCTCTTTTTTGTTCATCCAAGACAGTTTTACAGACACAGACCAATTAATTCCAAAGTGGGCCAATTCATTCCAATTAACTATAGtcaaattataataaaaatgtaaacaaatccatccataatctACCGCTATCCGAGGTTaggctgcaggtgcagcagCTCAAACGGACTTTTCAGACTGACTTCCCTTTCTCTCCCACTTCTTCCACTTCTTCCAATCTGATGGATTCCCAAGGCGCttccaggccagctgagagacatACTCCACCCATCATGTCCTTGATCTTCTCCGGGGCCTCCAATTCATGAATATTTATGAATATAATTACCTGTATAAGGAAACCGTCAGAATggatcaaatcttctctttgattcaatcctccatcctgagctttACAAGGCAACAGCAGAGATGTCATTTAggaaatagaaataattttggTAATCCTTACTGACCTAAAACTTCTCACTTCAAATGTATGAGATAACTTCCTATGGTCCATAAACACGAATGAGACCTCGTGTCTTAATGAGTTAAACTTgtattaaaggcaaaataataactaaataaataaataaaaaagaagacacaGCAATGTCTACACTACACAGGTCCTGGACAGGAACAATCTAAGCATCTTTAGGTTGTGTCCTGACAGGGGACACACAGAAAATCACCAACATGGCCCAGGACATTATCGGCTGCCTCCTCCCCTCATTACAAACAACCGTTATCACTAGAGAGTAATAAACAAGTAGGACCCTGGACATCACTTAGTTTACTTTCTGCCCTGAGGCAGGCGGCACAGTCAATATGAGAACAAACCACCAGATTTATTAATAAGCCATTTAGACTGTGAACCCACACtgatttcagatttaaaaaaaactgtacaaaaaatattcttttaactttatttatttgttttaaccttttcattaatttttaacttagtttttaatttgtcaGATTGTTCAGTCCGTTTTTATTTGTACTGTCATGAAGAGGCCAGGAGCGTCTGAGACGTAGCTCTCTGGTTTTTTAGTTTCTCTGAACACCTGACGTTGGGCTGAACGTGTTTGGACGTCTATTCCTGAGAAGATTGACTACAGTCCTAAACGTTTACTTGTAAATCCTTCTCATTATTGGCATGTGCAGATCATTTTTAGTCATTTGAGTAAATTTAacctttcaaataaaaataaattaactggtTACAATACGTTAGTTTGTAGATTTTAATcagaaaagatgtttgttttttcatgtccATCCAACCAGATTCATCAGAGTAGCGAACAGCGAGGAGGTCTCACTCTGAGTGGATTTCTAGAAactgaaaattaatttaattcagagGTGTGATGACGTACTGACGTCTCACTCTGCACCTTTGATGTGGTACAGAATTTATCTGTCAGAGCATCTTCTAAATCTTCTCTCAGTTTTTCAGATTCACTTCATTTATCCCTGGAAAGCAACTCAGTCTTCAGATcacacaacaacacaaacatcaaagtaaaaaaGTTTTCTGATGTCAGTTCATTTTTCAGTAAGACAAAGATGAAGCGTCTGTAGGTCGTTCCTGATTCAGTTTTGGTCTGAATCTGGAACGAACTTAGCTGAATCCAGTTTTCCAGTTCAAGGTCAAATGTATTTATCTAGCTGCACATTCCCAACAGCCTATGCTGCCCAAAgctttttacaaacaaaatacaactaaaacaaatgacaataatgtgaaaacaaaataattaaaataaataaaaaaaagaagaagaaaaaaaaaaaaaaagtttcagccAATGTGTCCATAAAAGTTGCTACAGCGTAGTTCTGTTTAGTCCCTGAACTGGATAAAATCCGCTGAGAACTGGACCTCATCGTGAAGGAGGAGCAGGATCCTGTAACACTGACTGCTTCAACTGGCTTCTGGACCGGTTCTGGATCTCCTTCCCAGTTCTGGTCCATTAAACTGAAGCAGGAACTTCTCTCCTTGACCAGAGACTGTCCTTTTCTGCAGAACCAGGTAGACTTCTGGATGACTTCCAGCTTCGGGACTAACCCAGAACCTGGAATtctgttgtggttttgtgtGTCAGATGTGTTGAGTTTAAGGACTGCTTGTGGACCCAGCAGCTggtgttctggttctgatccgggtctttctgcagctgtttcctCTCTAATCACTGATTATTGATCTCATTGATCTGTTCTGCTGCATCTCCATCTAACAAATGGTCTGTTATTGATTATTTGATTATTGATTACATGTCACCGGTTCCACAGCCGGATCACGTGACCAGCCCCTTTGACCTTTCCTCTCGCGAGACGTGACGCGGCTCTCCGCGAGATCGCGTCTGCAGCAACAAATCGGCTCCTGAAGACAATCTGCTCGTTTCTGCGGTAAGAGGCTGATTATCGGCGCGCGTGCGCGCCACTCGCAGACAGGGGCCGCGTGCGGGGCGCAGGGCGAACGCTCGCGCACCTGCATGTGCGCGTGCGGTTGATGAGGCAAGCGTGTTTTGGTGAATGTGGATGAAggggaggaggatggaggaggatgcAGCCAGCCCGGCGGGCGCGACGCGACGTGCACGCGCGAAGCAGTGGTGTCGCTGGGGCGCGCGGAGGTCTGGTTTCCGGTGTGTTTAGGTCACGGACAGTTTCCAGTGGCTTAAAGACACCTGAATGCTTCTTTATCACCCTCGTCATCCTcctctgtgtgtgggtgtgtgcatgcGCGCGTGTATGCGTGCGTGCGTGTCCTGCAGATGACCTTCACTCAGGTCAGAGGTCACGTGTGCAGATGTTCAGGGTCATATTTTTTGCACCTGAGTTGATGTTAAAGGTGGGCGGGGCCTGGTGGCTTCTACTGACATCGCATCGCCCTGATTTAAGGACAGGTGTCTGCGCGTGcacgtttttctttttctttttttcatctgtgttggtgtttgtttgtttgttgtttaggtTTAGTGTCACTGGG
The sequence above is drawn from the Melanotaenia boesemani isolate fMelBoe1 chromosome 22, fMelBoe1.pri, whole genome shotgun sequence genome and encodes:
- the zbtb1 gene encoding zinc finger and BTB domain-containing protein 1, yielding MARPSHSDHVLQQLNNQREWGFLCDCLIAIGDIYFRAHKAVLAACSSYFRMMFIRDQQGAGRLDLSNMQISAECFDLILQLMYLGRIVVGSYEFEELKASMAYLQMYYIPDSLEDLRDIRSSNLTPSSSASSSSSSTSSTGLTGGKMMFGVRMYEQQKPAAQEGERSVKAASSSSGRPAVPAVVSKPAGAEEAVTAPLIVAPPTADGAIEQPCDLRKRSGGRSSALKDRPRFGRTYTCDDCGFVFSCEKLLIEHILTCTNRKAFHPPRGNMEGDNDSSKAESSASESMEEHRVVCKGEDDPDLPIRSVAAGTDGEPRSTRSIKTEPEENVFPEIEMVRVGDHVSRNCSKRKDAQRENMESDREPEPGVSGLESSGESAEGHPSSSNDSGIPSKLRKVKDERQDSDCAPCELCGAPLTEEDRSAHYLSNHMGHICACGRCGQVLIKGRQLQEHAERCGESHGGESDSHGEDESSLLGEPQGMEEADLACPHCGLLFQNESLALDHALSCHDQELFRPVILEEGSEPDHRRKHFCSICGKGFYQRCHLREHYTVHTKEKQFTCQTCGKQFLRERQLRLHTDMHKGMARYVCPVCDQGTFLKHDHVRHMISHLSAGETICQVCFQIFPGGEQLEKHMDVHLYICGVCGEKFRLRKDMRSHYNSRHTKRL